One stretch of Rathayibacter festucae DSM 15932 DNA includes these proteins:
- the prfA gene encoding peptide chain release factor 1 — MFESVSVLLAEHEDLQTQLSDPALHADAARAKKVNRRYAELNQIKSAHAAWIQAGEDLEAARELAREDDAFAEEVPELEESLRVAQEKLRRLLIPRDPDDGRDVIMEIKGGEGGAESALFAADLLRMYLHYAEAKGWKTEILDRDESDLGGYKNVQVAIKSNATDPSQGVWAHLKYEGGVHRVQRVPVTESQGRIHTSTTGVLVFPEVDAPEEVAINQNDLKIDVYRSSGPGGQSVNTTDSAVRITHLPTGIVVSMQNEKSQLQNREAGMRVLRARILARQQEEIAAAASDARKTQIRTMDRSERIRTYNFPENRIADHRTGYKAYNLDGVMNGALDPVVESAIQFDEEARLADIGSDES, encoded by the coding sequence ATGTTCGAATCCGTCAGCGTCCTCCTCGCCGAGCACGAGGACCTCCAGACGCAGCTGTCCGACCCCGCCCTGCACGCGGACGCCGCGCGCGCGAAGAAGGTCAACCGCCGCTACGCCGAGCTGAACCAGATCAAGTCGGCGCACGCCGCCTGGATCCAGGCCGGCGAGGACCTCGAGGCCGCGCGCGAGCTCGCCCGCGAGGACGACGCCTTCGCCGAGGAGGTGCCGGAGCTGGAGGAGTCCCTGCGCGTCGCGCAGGAGAAGCTGCGCCGCCTGCTCATCCCGCGCGACCCGGACGACGGCCGCGACGTGATCATGGAGATCAAGGGCGGCGAGGGCGGCGCCGAGAGCGCGCTGTTCGCGGCGGACCTGCTCCGGATGTACCTGCACTACGCCGAGGCGAAGGGCTGGAAGACCGAGATCCTCGACCGCGACGAGTCCGACCTCGGCGGCTACAAGAACGTCCAGGTCGCCATCAAGAGCAACGCGACCGACCCGTCGCAGGGCGTCTGGGCGCACCTGAAGTACGAGGGCGGTGTGCACCGCGTGCAGCGCGTCCCCGTGACGGAGTCGCAGGGCCGCATCCACACCTCGACGACCGGCGTGCTCGTCTTCCCCGAGGTCGACGCCCCGGAGGAGGTCGCGATCAACCAGAACGACCTCAAGATCGACGTCTACCGCTCCTCCGGCCCCGGCGGCCAGTCGGTCAACACCACCGACTCCGCGGTGCGGATCACCCACCTCCCGACCGGCATCGTCGTCTCGATGCAGAACGAGAAGAGCCAGCTGCAGAACCGCGAGGCCGGCATGCGCGTCCTGCGCGCCCGCATCCTCGCCCGCCAGCAGGAGGAGATCGCCGCTGCCGCCTCGGATGCGCGCAAGACGCAGATCCGCACGATGGACCGCTCCGAGCGGATCCGCACCTACAACTTCCCCGAGAACCGCATCGCGGACCACCGCACCGGCTACAAGGCCTACAACCTCGACGGCGTGATGAACGGAGCGCTCGACCCCGTGGTCGAGAGCGCGATCCAGTTCGACGAGGAGGCCCGCCTGGCCGACATCGGCTCCGACGAGTCGTGA
- the rho gene encoding transcription termination factor Rho, whose amino-acid sequence MTDVNTRGTAADTNADLIGLRVAELQALATSLGIGGASKLRKGELVSAISDLRAGADSEGAEPAAPAEEQAPAEPSVAEQSFAEPAEAEPVVDGTSVEAEPADVAEQSAPALETPVESTAPAESTEADTADVLEQAATTVEEPAPAAAEAAPVELELPVAAEPVAEPAAERAPRRRGSRRASSGTVAAGEHLNVPAGSGVESLIPELPPVLEQAPDAEQAPRPVIEIELPNGPESDDSSREGGQRERRGRRRSRGGSAEQSEQPETTDAVESSAQDAGDEPDSGDRQDDQQNSGDQQNDGQQNGGDQQGTGRGRNRRNRNRRGEDRQANDGQQNGQGGSAQSNGGQSNGQNGGGQNGAAQNGNGQAPSNQGGNQGNQGGQPQGGNGQNAQGSAQNGQQADGEDGRRSRYRDRKRRGGAVGDDFEPEISEDDVLIPVAGILDVLDNYAFVRTTGYLPGVSDVYVSLGQVKKYNLRKGDAVVGAIRQPREGEGGGRQKYNAIVRVDSINGQTVDEAAARVEFHDLTPLYPTERLRLETEPGKLTQRIIDLVAPIGKGQRGLIVAPPKAGKTIVLQQIANAIVQNNPEVHLMVVLVDERPEEVTDMQRTVRGEVVASTFDRPAEDHTTVAELAIERAKRLVELGHDVVVLLDSITRLGRAYNVTAAPSGRVLSGGVDASALYPPKKFFGAARNIENGGSLTILATALIETGSKMDEVIFEEFKGTGNMELRLSRHLADKRIFPAVDVNASGTRREEMLLSSDEVKITWKLRRALAGLDQQQALEIILSRLKETSSNVEFLMQVSKSAVGPTTGNHGNGHH is encoded by the coding sequence GTGACAGATGTCAACACCCGCGGTACCGCCGCGGACACCAACGCCGATCTCATCGGCCTCCGCGTCGCGGAGCTCCAGGCCCTCGCGACGAGCCTCGGCATCGGCGGAGCCTCCAAGCTCCGCAAGGGCGAGCTCGTCTCGGCCATCTCGGACCTCCGCGCCGGTGCGGACTCCGAGGGCGCCGAGCCCGCCGCTCCCGCCGAGGAGCAGGCGCCCGCCGAGCCCTCGGTCGCCGAGCAGTCCTTCGCCGAGCCGGCCGAGGCCGAGCCCGTCGTGGACGGCACGAGCGTCGAGGCAGAGCCCGCCGACGTCGCCGAGCAGAGCGCCCCGGCGCTCGAGACGCCCGTCGAGTCGACCGCGCCCGCCGAGAGCACGGAGGCGGACACCGCCGACGTCCTCGAGCAGGCCGCCACCACGGTCGAGGAGCCGGCGCCCGCCGCCGCCGAGGCCGCCCCGGTCGAGCTCGAGCTCCCCGTCGCCGCCGAGCCGGTGGCCGAGCCCGCCGCCGAGCGCGCGCCCCGTCGCCGCGGCTCGCGTCGCGCCTCCAGTGGCACCGTCGCCGCCGGCGAGCACCTGAACGTGCCGGCCGGCAGCGGCGTCGAGTCGCTCATCCCCGAGCTCCCGCCCGTCCTCGAGCAGGCCCCCGACGCCGAGCAGGCGCCGCGTCCGGTCATCGAGATCGAGCTGCCCAACGGGCCGGAGTCGGACGACTCCTCCCGCGAGGGCGGTCAGCGCGAGCGTCGCGGACGCCGTCGCAGCCGCGGCGGCAGCGCCGAGCAGAGCGAGCAGCCCGAGACCACCGACGCCGTCGAGTCCTCCGCGCAGGACGCCGGCGACGAGCCGGACTCCGGCGACCGCCAGGACGACCAGCAGAACTCCGGCGACCAGCAGAACGACGGCCAGCAGAACGGCGGCGACCAGCAGGGCACCGGCCGCGGCCGCAACCGCCGCAACCGCAACCGCCGCGGCGAGGACCGCCAGGCGAACGACGGCCAGCAGAACGGCCAGGGCGGCAGCGCCCAGAGCAACGGCGGCCAGAGCAACGGCCAGAACGGCGGCGGCCAGAACGGCGCCGCGCAGAACGGCAACGGCCAGGCGCCGTCCAACCAGGGCGGCAACCAGGGCAACCAGGGTGGCCAGCCGCAGGGCGGCAACGGCCAGAACGCCCAGGGCTCCGCGCAGAACGGCCAGCAGGCCGACGGCGAGGACGGCCGCCGCAGCCGCTACCGCGACCGCAAGCGCCGCGGGGGAGCGGTCGGCGACGACTTCGAGCCCGAGATCAGCGAGGACGACGTCCTCATCCCGGTCGCCGGCATCCTCGACGTCCTCGACAACTACGCCTTCGTGCGCACCACGGGCTACCTGCCCGGTGTCAGCGACGTCTACGTCTCGCTCGGCCAGGTCAAGAAGTACAACCTGCGCAAGGGCGACGCCGTCGTCGGCGCGATCCGCCAGCCCCGCGAGGGCGAGGGCGGCGGCCGCCAGAAGTACAACGCGATCGTCCGCGTCGACTCGATCAACGGCCAGACCGTCGACGAGGCCGCCGCGCGCGTCGAGTTCCACGATCTCACGCCGCTGTACCCGACCGAGCGCCTGCGCCTCGAGACGGAGCCGGGCAAGCTGACCCAGCGGATCATCGACCTGGTCGCCCCGATCGGCAAGGGCCAGCGCGGCCTCATCGTCGCGCCGCCCAAGGCGGGCAAGACGATCGTCCTGCAGCAGATCGCCAACGCGATCGTGCAGAACAACCCCGAGGTCCACCTCATGGTCGTGCTCGTCGATGAGCGTCCCGAGGAGGTCACCGACATGCAGCGCACCGTGCGCGGCGAGGTCGTCGCCTCCACGTTCGACCGCCCGGCCGAGGACCACACCACGGTCGCCGAGCTCGCGATCGAGCGCGCCAAGCGCCTCGTCGAGCTGGGCCACGACGTCGTCGTGCTGCTCGACTCGATCACCCGCCTCGGCCGCGCCTACAACGTGACCGCCGCTCCCTCGGGCCGCGTGCTCTCGGGTGGCGTCGATGCGTCGGCGCTGTACCCGCCGAAGAAGTTCTTCGGAGCGGCGCGCAACATCGAGAACGGCGGCTCGCTCACCATCCTCGCGACGGCGCTCATCGAGACCGGCTCGAAGATGGACGAGGTGATCTTCGAGGAGTTCAAGGGCACCGGCAACATGGAGCTCCGTCTCTCGCGCCACCTCGCCGACAAGCGGATCTTCCCCGCCGTCGACGTGAACGCGTCGGGCACCCGCCGCGAGGAGATGCTCCTCAGCTCGGACGAGGTCAAGATCACCTGGAAGCTGCGCCGCGCCCTCGCCGGGCTCGACCAGCAGCAGGCGCTCGAGATCATCCTGTCCCGCCTCAAGGAGACGTCCTCGAACGTCGAGTTCCTGATGCAGGTCTCGAAGTCCGCCGTCGGCCCGACCACCGGGAACCACGGCAACGGCCACCACTAG
- the thrC gene encoding threonine synthase — MAKQWRGVLHEYADRLDVTEATPVITLGEGGTPLIPAAALSARTGAKVWVKYEGMNPTGSFKDRGMTMAISKAVEHGAKAVICASTGNTSASAAAYATHAGITAAVLVPEGKIALGKLSQAIAHNAQLLQVQGNFDDCLDIARDLAKNYPVHLVNSVNPDRIAGQKTAAFEVVEVLGDAPDFHIVPVGNAGNYTAYFRGYSEELERGESTKLPRMFGFQAEGSAPIVHGAPVRHPETIASAIRIGNPASWELALNARSVSDGYFGAISDEKILEAYRILAGEVGVFVEPASAISVAGLLERAEAGAIPKDATVVLTVTGHGLKDPQWALRTADGEDITPTVVPVDTAAIADVLGLAGA, encoded by the coding sequence ATGGCCAAGCAGTGGCGCGGAGTCCTGCACGAGTACGCGGACCGCCTCGATGTCACCGAGGCGACCCCCGTCATCACGCTCGGCGAGGGCGGCACCCCGCTCATCCCGGCGGCGGCTCTCTCGGCCCGCACGGGCGCGAAGGTCTGGGTCAAGTACGAGGGCATGAACCCCACCGGCTCCTTCAAGGACCGCGGCATGACCATGGCGATCTCGAAGGCCGTCGAGCACGGCGCGAAGGCCGTGATCTGCGCCTCGACCGGCAACACCTCCGCCTCGGCCGCGGCCTACGCGACGCACGCCGGCATCACCGCCGCGGTGCTCGTGCCCGAGGGCAAGATCGCGCTCGGCAAGCTCAGCCAGGCGATCGCGCACAACGCGCAGCTGCTGCAGGTCCAGGGCAACTTCGACGACTGCCTCGACATCGCCCGCGACCTCGCGAAGAACTACCCGGTGCACCTGGTCAACTCGGTGAACCCGGACCGCATCGCCGGTCAGAAGACCGCCGCCTTCGAGGTCGTCGAGGTCCTCGGCGACGCGCCGGACTTCCACATCGTCCCGGTCGGCAACGCCGGCAACTACACCGCCTACTTCCGCGGCTACTCCGAGGAGCTCGAGCGCGGCGAGTCGACGAAGCTGCCGCGGATGTTCGGCTTCCAGGCCGAGGGCTCCGCGCCGATCGTGCACGGCGCCCCCGTCCGCCACCCCGAGACCATCGCCAGCGCGATCCGGATCGGCAACCCGGCCTCCTGGGAGCTCGCGCTCAACGCGCGCAGTGTCAGCGACGGCTACTTCGGCGCGATCAGCGACGAGAAGATCCTCGAGGCGTACCGCATCCTCGCGGGCGAGGTCGGCGTCTTCGTCGAGCCCGCCTCCGCGATCAGCGTCGCCGGCCTGCTCGAGCGCGCCGAGGCGGGAGCGATCCCCAAGGACGCCACCGTCGTGCTGACCGTCACCGGCCACGGCCTGAAGGACCCGCAGTGGGCCCTCCGCACCGCGGACGGCGAGGACATCACGCCGACCGTCGTGCCCGTGGATACCGCGGCGATCGCCGACGTGCTGGGGCTGGCCGGCGCATGA
- the thrB gene encoding homoserine kinase: protein MTSAVPVGRSVHVKVPATSANLGPGFDTLGLALSAYDELEVTAVTATGARVAVHGVGEGEVPTDETNLVVQAIAYTFADQRQEMPGIEVTARNIIPHGRGMGSSGAAIVSGIMAAKGLLDGIVELDSDDLLRIATEMEGHPDNVAPALFGGLTIAWVEPGAEGGPEAPLRPRSKKLMVHRGVSPVVFVPEHTMSTRLARSLQPISVPHEDAVFNVSRSSLLIAALIQSPELLFAATEDKLHQNYRAAAMPQTSELIALLRSHGYAAVVSGAGPSVLVLCSDPAQRLAAADLVAKEAHTPWRAHMLAVDFKGATVGIASRGAA, encoded by the coding sequence ATGACCTCGGCGGTTCCCGTCGGCCGCTCCGTGCACGTCAAGGTCCCCGCGACCTCGGCGAACCTCGGCCCCGGGTTCGACACGCTCGGCCTCGCGCTCTCGGCGTACGACGAGCTCGAGGTCACGGCCGTCACGGCGACGGGCGCCCGGGTCGCGGTGCACGGTGTGGGCGAGGGCGAGGTGCCGACCGACGAGACGAACCTCGTCGTCCAGGCCATCGCCTACACCTTCGCCGACCAGCGGCAGGAGATGCCCGGCATCGAGGTGACGGCGCGCAACATCATCCCGCACGGCCGCGGCATGGGCTCCTCGGGAGCGGCGATCGTCTCCGGGATCATGGCGGCCAAGGGTCTGCTCGACGGCATCGTCGAGCTCGACTCCGACGACCTGCTCCGGATCGCGACCGAGATGGAGGGGCACCCCGACAACGTCGCGCCGGCGCTCTTCGGCGGTCTCACCATCGCCTGGGTGGAGCCCGGTGCCGAGGGCGGGCCGGAGGCGCCGCTGCGGCCGCGCTCCAAGAAGCTGATGGTGCACCGCGGCGTCTCGCCGGTCGTCTTCGTGCCCGAGCACACCATGTCGACGCGGCTGGCGCGCTCGCTGCAGCCGATCAGCGTCCCGCACGAGGACGCGGTCTTCAACGTGTCGCGCTCGTCGCTGCTGATCGCGGCCCTCATCCAGAGCCCCGAGCTGCTGTTCGCGGCGACCGAGGACAAGCTCCACCAGAACTACCGGGCGGCCGCGATGCCGCAGACCTCCGAGCTGATCGCGCTGCTGCGCTCGCACGGCTACGCGGCCGTCGTCTCCGGCGCCGGACCGAGCGTCCTCGTGCTCTGCAGCGACCCCGCGCAGCGCCTCGCCGCCGCGGATCTGGTGGCGAAGGAGGCGCACACGCCGTGGCGGGCGCACATGCTGGCCGTCGACTTCAAGGGTGCTACAGTGGGGATCGCATCCCGAGGAGCCGCGTAA
- the prmC gene encoding peptide chain release factor N(5)-glutamine methyltransferase, giving the protein MDLDARALLADAVARLTAARVPTPDVDAELLLGHLLGLGRGSLQARLITGLPLDETTRDAYDHAIERRASREPLQHITGVAPFRSLELAVGPGVFVPRPETEGVAQLAIDALRAVADESPIAVDLGTGSGALALALAHEVPHAQVIGVENSVDAFLWARGNRDRLGLENARIVFVDLADALPELDGTVSVVVSNPPYIPSAAIPRDIEVQRYDPPAALYGGEDGLDVVRSLSRTALRLLRAGGVLVMEHGELQGAEIRALLTADGWRGATTQRDLTGRDRSTVAVR; this is encoded by the coding sequence ATGGACCTCGACGCGCGTGCGCTCCTCGCGGACGCCGTCGCCCGGCTGACCGCGGCGCGCGTGCCCACCCCGGACGTCGACGCCGAGCTGCTGCTCGGCCACCTGCTCGGCCTCGGCCGCGGGTCGCTCCAGGCGCGGCTGATCACCGGACTCCCGCTCGACGAGACGACCCGCGACGCCTACGACCACGCGATCGAGCGCCGGGCCTCGCGCGAGCCGCTCCAGCACATCACCGGCGTCGCGCCGTTCCGCTCGCTCGAGCTCGCCGTCGGCCCCGGCGTCTTCGTGCCCCGGCCCGAGACGGAGGGAGTGGCGCAGCTCGCCATCGACGCCCTCCGCGCCGTGGCCGACGAGTCGCCGATCGCCGTCGACCTCGGCACCGGCAGCGGCGCGCTGGCGCTCGCACTCGCGCACGAGGTCCCGCACGCCCAGGTGATCGGCGTCGAGAACTCCGTCGACGCCTTCCTCTGGGCCCGCGGCAACCGCGACCGCCTGGGCCTCGAGAACGCCCGCATCGTCTTCGTCGACCTCGCGGACGCGCTGCCCGAGCTCGACGGCACGGTCTCGGTCGTCGTCTCCAACCCGCCGTACATCCCGTCGGCGGCGATCCCGCGCGACATCGAGGTGCAGCGCTACGACCCGCCGGCCGCGCTCTACGGCGGCGAGGACGGGCTCGATGTCGTGCGCTCGCTCTCGCGGACGGCGCTCCGGCTGCTCCGGGCCGGGGGAGTCCTCGTGATGGAGCACGGCGAGCTGCAGGGAGCGGAGATCCGCGCGCTGCTGACGGCGGACGGCTGGCGCGGGGCGACGACGCAGCGGGATCTGACCGGGCGCGATCGGTCGACGGTGGCGGTGCGCTGA